The proteins below come from a single Saccharopolyspora sp. SCSIO 74807 genomic window:
- a CDS encoding GMC family oxidoreductase N-terminal domain-containing protein, producing MTRFDYIIVGAGTAGCVLANRLSADPDVSVLLIEAGEQDANPLIAMPRGFAELIGDPSNAWHYPTRPFGPARQVEHWVRGKTLGGSSSVNGMVYNRGNRADHDAIAELGNPGWGWDEMLPVFNTIEDNPLGATEARGAGGPLQLSTAEGGDPLLEDVLTAGTRLGWQRARDLNETDEERIGYTMATIRDGRRCSAATAFLHPVMNRPNLTVALRTDVDRVVLDGDRACGVRARQDGRAVEYGAIREVILSSGALATPKILQLSGIGDRETLRAAGVGIAAESPNVGARMREHRVLYAQFRLAEDIGYNRLLNTPEAQQRAMTEYQATGGGPMAAPSFDIVGFFKTRPELARPDAQLQVAPYSMLPPEPGKGIQLEQEPGMVCIAYLLRPDSAGGVRITSADPDAPLDIDPGYFSTEHDRTTSAAAFRVIRGLFGTAPLAQRIEHEISPGDDVQTDREIIDAGLLGGACGYHASGTAAMGPNDDDVVDSRLRVRGVAGLRVVDASVLPIMVSGNLNGPVTALAWHAADYILEDA from the coding sequence ATGACGCGGTTCGACTACATCATCGTCGGCGCCGGAACAGCTGGTTGCGTGCTCGCCAACCGCCTCTCCGCCGATCCCGATGTCAGCGTGCTGCTGATCGAGGCGGGCGAGCAGGACGCGAACCCGCTCATCGCCATGCCGCGCGGATTCGCCGAGCTCATCGGCGATCCCAGCAACGCGTGGCACTACCCGACTCGCCCGTTCGGACCGGCCCGGCAGGTCGAGCACTGGGTGCGGGGCAAGACGCTCGGCGGGTCCAGCTCGGTCAACGGCATGGTCTACAACCGCGGCAACCGCGCCGACCACGACGCGATCGCCGAGCTCGGCAACCCGGGGTGGGGCTGGGACGAGATGCTGCCGGTCTTCAACACGATCGAGGACAACCCGCTCGGCGCCACCGAAGCGCGCGGCGCGGGCGGCCCACTGCAGCTCTCGACCGCCGAAGGCGGTGACCCGCTGCTCGAGGACGTGCTCACCGCCGGTACCCGACTCGGCTGGCAGCGGGCGCGGGACCTCAACGAGACCGACGAGGAACGCATCGGCTACACGATGGCCACGATCCGCGACGGCCGCAGGTGCAGTGCGGCGACCGCGTTCCTGCACCCGGTCATGAACCGGCCGAACCTGACCGTCGCGCTGCGCACCGACGTCGATCGGGTCGTGCTCGACGGTGACCGGGCGTGCGGCGTGCGAGCCAGGCAGGACGGGCGGGCCGTCGAATACGGCGCCATCCGCGAGGTGATCCTGTCCTCCGGCGCGCTCGCCACGCCGAAGATCCTTCAGCTCTCCGGAATCGGTGATCGCGAGACGCTGCGCGCCGCCGGGGTCGGCATCGCCGCGGAAAGCCCGAACGTCGGCGCCCGGATGCGCGAGCACCGCGTGCTCTACGCGCAGTTCCGGCTCGCCGAGGACATCGGGTACAACCGGCTGCTGAACACGCCGGAGGCCCAGCAGCGGGCAATGACCGAGTACCAGGCGACCGGAGGCGGGCCGATGGCCGCGCCGTCGTTCGACATCGTCGGATTCTTCAAGACCCGCCCCGAGCTCGCCCGCCCCGACGCGCAGCTGCAAGTCGCGCCGTACTCGATGCTGCCGCCCGAACCCGGCAAGGGCATTCAGCTCGAGCAGGAGCCGGGGATGGTGTGCATCGCCTACCTGCTGCGGCCGGACAGCGCGGGCGGCGTCCGCATCACCTCGGCGGATCCGGACGCACCGCTGGACATCGATCCGGGGTACTTCAGCACCGAGCACGACCGAACGACCTCCGCGGCCGCCTTCCGCGTGATTCGCGGGCTGTTCGGCACCGCGCCGCTCGCGCAGCGGATCGAGCACGAGATCTCGCCCGGGGACGACGTGCAGACCGATCGGGAGATCATCGACGCCGGGTTGCTCGGCGGCGCTTGCGGTTACCACGCGAGCGGGACCGCCGCGATGGGGCCGAACGATGACGACGTGGTCGACTCGCGGCTGCGCGTGCGCGGTGTGGCCGGGCTGCGCGTAGTGGACGCCTCGGTGTTGCCGATCATGGTTTCCGGCAACCTCAACGGGCCGGTCACGGCGTTGGCTTGGCACGCGGCCGATTACATCCTCGAAGACGCCTGA